A genomic region of Pseudobacteroides sp. contains the following coding sequences:
- a CDS encoding methyl-accepting chemotaxis protein yields the protein MKRAFISPLRIAYLLVVIIALATGLLTFAQSNYNIRPLIFNTSACLAIALLIKKATDMTFNRIIRQMNAQLEKITNGDYSEPINIGDYGYFSKMASFFNSVLSDTNQLIKSFHTLSSNIVKSTTQVNSTAIDASEAIKAISQTADEIAASSSDQAAEAQQGVGVVEKLSQQINFVFESYSEVATETNKINNLNNIGLQSVNVLREKSKENFDTSEKIFLVVEKLTDTTKDIGLFVESIESIAEQTNLLALNAAIEAARAGEAGKGFAVVAEEVRKLADQSRKSTEEINTLVQSIQEETRHAIISMEAMKKVSQEQNLAVNKTDSAFNDIANAINLVVNKIQQVNESIQKMQNDKNDVIKAIEHISEVSVQTASSSKDVTTSIESQLKFIDEMNSSSHHLVALVQELDNKLEKYKV from the coding sequence ATGAAACGTGCTTTTATAAGTCCCTTAAGAATAGCCTACTTACTGGTAGTTATAATTGCCCTTGCAACAGGTCTGCTGACATTTGCACAATCCAACTACAATATCCGACCGCTTATTTTTAATACCAGTGCCTGTCTTGCTATAGCTCTCTTGATTAAAAAAGCTACCGACATGACATTTAACCGAATAATAAGACAAATGAATGCACAATTGGAGAAAATAACCAACGGAGATTATTCCGAGCCCATAAACATTGGCGACTATGGTTATTTCTCCAAAATGGCATCTTTCTTCAACTCTGTACTAAGTGATACCAATCAGCTTATTAAAAGCTTTCACACTCTCTCCTCAAATATAGTGAAGTCAACAACCCAAGTCAATTCAACCGCTATAGATGCTTCGGAAGCTATTAAAGCCATTTCTCAAACAGCGGATGAAATAGCTGCCAGTTCCTCTGATCAGGCAGCAGAAGCCCAGCAAGGTGTGGGTGTTGTTGAAAAACTATCCCAACAAATCAACTTTGTGTTTGAAAGCTATTCCGAAGTGGCTACGGAAACAAATAAAATAAACAACTTAAATAATATTGGGCTTCAATCGGTAAATGTCCTAAGAGAAAAATCCAAGGAAAATTTTGATACATCGGAAAAAATATTTTTGGTTGTAGAAAAACTTACGGATACCACTAAGGACATCGGCTTGTTTGTTGAGTCTATCGAAAGCATTGCCGAGCAGACCAATCTGTTGGCCTTAAATGCTGCCATTGAAGCCGCAAGAGCCGGTGAAGCCGGAAAAGGATTTGCTGTAGTAGCAGAGGAAGTAAGGAAACTTGCAGACCAAAGCAGAAAATCCACCGAAGAAATAAACACACTTGTGCAAAGCATTCAGGAAGAAACACGGCATGCAATAATATCCATGGAAGCGATGAAAAAGGTCTCCCAGGAACAAAATCTCGCTGTAAATAAAACCGACAGTGCATTTAACGATATTGCCAATGCAATAAACTTGGTTGTCAATAAAATTCAGCAGGTCAATGAATCCATACAAAAAATGCAGAATGACAAAAATGATGTCATAAAAGCAATCGAACACATTTCGGAAGTATCTGTACAAACCGCATCATCAAGCAAAGACGTAACAACCTCCATTGAAAGTCAATTAAAATTCATAGATGAAATGAATTCCTCATCACACCATCTGGTTGCTCTGGTACAAGAGCTTGACAACAAGCTGGAAAAATATAAAGTATAA
- a CDS encoding MFS transporter: protein MKEENVMENKRLIGWERRTAIFLSSQTFSLFGSSLVQFAIIWYIAKTTNSGIMVTISTICSFLPQLFISLFAGVWADRYNRRMLIVLSDGMIAISTLILAVVFFMGYKGMVLIFLISAIRSLGTGIQTPAVSAFIPQIVPEEKLMRINGINSTIQSLVFLVSPAASGAILSTSTFESILFIDVITAAVGITLLLALKVPAHKRASDKPDTDYFHDLKEGLRYSFRNTFIKNLLLFYSIFMFLIVPAAFLNVLMVTRVFGNEYWQLTANEMAFFAGSIVGGIAIASWGGFKNRIVTLVFGCCIFGVLTVAIGFVKIFYVYLGIMVLTGITMPMFNSPSMVLLQEKVDIDMQGRVFSLIQIVSSGIMPLGMLVFGPLADVVRIEMLMIISGVLIVILSIIMFLNKNFIKEGIKAQ, encoded by the coding sequence ATGAAAGAAGAGAATGTTATGGAAAATAAACGACTTATAGGTTGGGAGAGGAGAACAGCTATATTTTTATCCAGCCAGACCTTCTCCTTGTTCGGGTCTTCATTAGTGCAGTTTGCTATAATATGGTACATAGCTAAAACCACCAACTCAGGAATTATGGTCACCATCTCAACAATATGCTCGTTTTTACCTCAGCTGTTTATATCGCTGTTCGCAGGAGTTTGGGCCGACAGATATAATCGAAGGATGTTAATTGTATTGTCAGACGGGATGATCGCAATTTCTACCTTAATTTTAGCTGTTGTATTTTTTATGGGCTATAAAGGAATGGTGCTTATTTTCTTAATTTCGGCAATCCGTTCTTTGGGGACAGGAATACAAACCCCTGCCGTTAGTGCATTTATTCCTCAAATAGTTCCTGAAGAAAAATTAATGAGAATAAATGGTATCAACAGTACCATCCAATCATTAGTGTTTCTTGTATCACCTGCTGCCAGCGGTGCTATTCTTTCTACCAGCACTTTTGAATCCATTTTGTTTATAGATGTTATTACAGCGGCTGTTGGAATAACCCTATTACTGGCACTTAAAGTTCCTGCTCACAAAAGGGCATCGGATAAACCTGATACCGATTACTTCCATGATCTCAAAGAAGGGCTCAGGTATTCCTTTAGAAATACGTTTATTAAAAATTTGCTTTTATTCTATTCTATATTTATGTTTTTGATTGTGCCTGCTGCATTTCTTAATGTTTTAATGGTTACCAGAGTATTCGGAAATGAGTATTGGCAGCTTACCGCCAATGAAATGGCCTTTTTTGCAGGTTCCATTGTTGGAGGAATTGCTATTGCATCATGGGGAGGCTTTAAGAACCGTATTGTTACATTAGTTTTCGGCTGCTGTATCTTCGGTGTTTTAACAGTGGCTATCGGTTTTGTAAAAATCTTTTATGTTTATCTGGGAATCATGGTTCTTACAGGCATAACCATGCCGATGTTTAATTCTCCGAGCATGGTCTTATTGCAGGAGAAGGTTGATATCGATATGCAGGGAAGAGTATTCAGCCTTATACAGATTGTTTCATCGGGAATTATGCCATTGGGTATGCTCGTTTTTGGACCGCTGGCTGATGTGGTCAGGATAGAGATGCTTATGATAATATCAGGAGTACTGATTGTTATCTTAAGTATCATCATGTTCTTAAATAAAAATTTTATCAAAGAAGGTATTAAAGCTCAGTAA